In Natrinema amylolyticum, the following are encoded in one genomic region:
- a CDS encoding PGF-CTERM sorting domain-containing protein: MLGSRGSRSPFPGGWRGLLALGLGLAVIGSLIATGAGASAGIVDPDSNSSVSEEEYVEPAPEPGDPYFEAAAEDGSWVSYENPRDEYRSPYLGDGSGKVCVTLVNENGDHVVGESVPNTSVTIPTNDVTSWHSHADPMTVQFPMTDHYDRPLDADQFGTSPDVAQGDGYMDSHCIELHGNPEDATIEYGEAEISGEHADEIDVAGYIQQVPEGDGWDTDIDPVTAAEPYEDAGGGWTYRTEASHGQVVVVLQLDAATGGGSDPGGSNTTDSDVNEMDETDETNDTTNASDQQIDDEPEDDSPMPGFGALAALIALSVAVLARHRNRG, translated from the coding sequence ATGCTCGGATCACGAGGATCGCGTAGTCCGTTTCCCGGCGGGTGGCGCGGGCTGCTCGCGCTCGGACTCGGCCTGGCCGTAATCGGGAGTCTCATCGCGACGGGAGCTGGCGCGTCCGCGGGTATCGTCGATCCGGATTCGAACAGTTCCGTCTCCGAAGAGGAGTACGTCGAGCCCGCACCGGAGCCGGGCGATCCCTACTTCGAGGCAGCTGCCGAGGACGGCAGCTGGGTCAGCTACGAGAACCCGCGTGACGAGTACCGGAGTCCGTACCTCGGAGACGGCTCCGGTAAGGTCTGTGTCACGCTAGTCAACGAAAACGGTGATCACGTTGTCGGCGAGTCGGTGCCGAACACGTCCGTCACGATCCCGACGAACGACGTCACGAGTTGGCACTCTCACGCGGATCCGATGACCGTCCAGTTCCCCATGACCGACCACTACGATCGCCCGCTCGATGCCGACCAGTTCGGAACGAGCCCGGACGTCGCCCAGGGTGACGGATACATGGACTCTCACTGTATCGAACTGCACGGGAATCCCGAAGACGCGACTATCGAGTACGGCGAAGCGGAGATCAGCGGCGAACACGCCGACGAGATCGACGTCGCCGGATACATCCAGCAGGTCCCCGAAGGCGACGGCTGGGACACTGACATCGATCCGGTCACCGCCGCGGAGCCCTACGAGGACGCCGGCGGCGGCTGGACCTACCGGACCGAGGCCTCTCACGGACAAGTCGTCGTCGTATTGCAACTCGACGCAGCGACCGGCGGCGGGTCCGACCCCGGTGGCTCGAATACGACCGATTCGGACGTGAACGAGATGGACGAGACGGACGAGACGAACGACACCACGAACGCGAGCGACCAGCAGATCGACGACGAACCCGAAGACGACAGTCCGATGCCCGGGTTCGGCGCGCTCGCGGCCCTCATTGCGCTGTCGGTCGCCGTCCTTGCGCGCCACCGCAACCGCGGCTAA
- a CDS encoding APC family permease gives MAENDSDFERILTKKDLFVLAFGAMIGWGWIIQTGFWIDEAGVTGSVLGFVVGAIMVSIVGLIYGELASALPFVGGEHVYSFRALGPLWSFVCTWSLVLGYVGVVVFEVVALPSAMAYIVPGFNVLELWTVAGEPVYASWILVGGIGAIVMTALNYRGVKPAAQFQTFLTLVIALAGIMLVVGALFNGQTQANPPLSDVGTAGVATVAIMTPFMFVGFDVIPQSAEEADVPPRLIGLLIPASVTLAALFYIGVIWASGQAMPGVELVESPLPAAAAMETIFDSQLIGRIMALAGIAGILTSWNSFLLGASRAVFALADSGMIPKRINTLHPEYNTPSTAVLLIGGLSVFAPLFGEQMLVWIVNASGLGLVVAWFLVVVSFFVLRRREPELNRPLELPFGYAFGAAGLVLTLGFIGLYLPGGPSALVWPYEWGIVLFWALLGVVLYGSSSTDADLELADLETEELE, from the coding sequence ATGGCAGAGAACGACAGTGATTTCGAGCGTATCTTGACGAAGAAAGACCTCTTCGTGCTCGCGTTCGGTGCGATGATCGGCTGGGGATGGATCATCCAGACCGGGTTCTGGATCGACGAAGCCGGTGTGACCGGCTCCGTTCTCGGCTTCGTCGTGGGCGCGATTATGGTCAGTATCGTCGGACTAATTTACGGCGAACTCGCCTCCGCGCTGCCGTTCGTCGGCGGAGAACACGTGTACAGCTTTCGGGCGCTCGGTCCGCTTTGGTCGTTCGTCTGCACGTGGTCGCTCGTCCTCGGCTACGTCGGCGTCGTCGTGTTCGAGGTCGTCGCACTGCCGTCCGCGATGGCATATATCGTCCCCGGATTCAACGTCCTCGAGCTCTGGACGGTCGCCGGTGAGCCGGTGTACGCGTCCTGGATTCTCGTCGGCGGGATCGGTGCGATCGTGATGACGGCGCTCAACTATCGCGGCGTGAAACCCGCGGCGCAGTTCCAGACGTTCCTGACGCTCGTCATCGCCCTCGCCGGGATCATGCTCGTCGTCGGGGCACTGTTCAACGGGCAGACACAGGCGAACCCGCCGCTCTCGGACGTCGGGACGGCCGGCGTCGCCACGGTCGCGATCATGACGCCGTTCATGTTCGTCGGGTTCGACGTGATCCCGCAGTCGGCCGAAGAAGCGGACGTCCCGCCCCGTCTCATCGGACTTCTCATTCCGGCGTCGGTCACGCTGGCCGCACTGTTCTACATCGGCGTCATCTGGGCGTCCGGGCAGGCGATGCCCGGCGTCGAACTCGTCGAGAGCCCGCTGCCGGCCGCCGCAGCCATGGAAACGATCTTCGATAGCCAACTAATCGGTCGTATCATGGCGCTGGCCGGAATCGCGGGGATCCTCACGAGCTGGAACTCCTTCCTGCTCGGGGCCAGTCGTGCCGTCTTCGCGCTCGCCGATTCCGGCATGATCCCGAAGCGGATCAACACGCTCCACCCCGAGTACAACACGCCCTCGACCGCCGTCCTCCTCATCGGCGGCCTCTCGGTCTTCGCACCGCTGTTCGGCGAACAGATGTTGGTCTGGATCGTCAACGCGAGCGGGCTCGGCCTCGTCGTCGCGTGGTTCCTCGTGGTCGTTTCCTTCTTCGTGCTCCGCCGTCGCGAGCCCGAACTGAACCGACCGCTCGAGCTCCCGTTCGGCTACGCGTTCGGTGCCGCCGGACTCGTCCTGACGCTCGGATTCATCGGGCTCTACCTCCCGGGCGGCCCGTCGGCGCTCGTCTGGCCCTACGAATGGGGGATCGTCCTCTTCTGGGCGCTGCTCGGCGTAGTCCTCTACGGCAGCTCGTCGACGGACGCGGACCTCGAGCTGGCGGATCTGGAGACGGAGGAACTCGAGTAG
- a CDS encoding Lrp/AsnC family transcriptional regulator: MDERNVRILQAIAELGTGSPDEISNHTDIPKSTVHYRLTKLKEDGIVANDLFDVDLEKLGLEITVISEVIAEYDKQYHEEVGEQLAAIEGVNQVYFTMGDTDFIVIAHLSDREMVHRLISDYEAIDEVVRTSSQFVVETVKDEPHPLNDFELETLVESTVDED, encoded by the coding sequence ATGGACGAGCGAAACGTTCGCATTCTACAGGCCATCGCGGAACTGGGAACGGGCAGTCCGGACGAGATCTCGAACCACACGGACATTCCGAAGTCGACCGTCCACTATCGACTCACGAAACTCAAAGAGGACGGGATCGTGGCCAACGATCTGTTCGACGTCGACCTCGAGAAACTCGGCCTCGAGATCACGGTCATCTCGGAGGTCATCGCGGAGTACGACAAACAGTATCACGAGGAGGTCGGGGAGCAACTCGCTGCCATCGAGGGCGTCAATCAGGTGTACTTCACGATGGGCGATACCGACTTCATCGTCATCGCTCACCTGTCGGATCGCGAGATGGTTCATCGCCTCATCAGCGACTACGAAGCGATCGACGAAGTCGTTCGGACGAGTTCGCAGTTCGTCGTCGAAACCGTCAAAGACGAACCGCATCCGCTGAACGACTTCGAACTGGAAACGCTCGTGGAGTCGACGGTCGACGAGGACTGA
- a CDS encoding aspartate aminotransferase family protein — MSEQQSDSSVDGRSNSSVESTYDDHVMPIWKSLDIPVERASGCTLEDFEGNEYLDLFSGISVTNVGHGNDAVVDAATEQLEEFVHGCSYVHPNEPVADLAERIADVTPGDLQKSFFCNSGTEAVEGAVKLARKYTDSKEVIALEMGFHGRTLGSLALTGNKAYKEGMAPTLNDVAHTAPPYGYRCPRCDGDECDASCADELERIIGSHTSGDLAAVVVEPVMGEAGIIVPPEGWLERVQEIAHDHDALLIADEVQTGYGRTGELFASSHFDVEPDILTQAKGIANGLPLGAFTASEEIADAFESGDHLSTFGGNPVACAAALATIDELQDGIVDNAREQGQWLETELAALEDEYDVVGQTRGLGLMWGVELVDPGTTGPRNVAPRPDNELASAVSDHLREESDVVIGVGGYYKNVMRFQPPLTISREQLEYAVDELRTALETVA, encoded by the coding sequence ATGTCCGAACAACAATCCGATTCGTCCGTCGACGGGAGATCGAATTCGTCCGTCGAGTCGACGTACGACGACCACGTGATGCCGATCTGGAAATCGCTCGACATCCCCGTCGAGCGGGCCTCGGGGTGTACGCTCGAGGACTTCGAGGGCAACGAGTACCTCGATCTCTTCTCGGGGATCTCGGTGACGAACGTCGGGCACGGGAACGACGCCGTCGTCGACGCCGCGACCGAGCAACTCGAGGAGTTCGTCCACGGCTGTTCGTACGTCCATCCCAACGAGCCGGTCGCGGACCTCGCCGAACGGATCGCCGACGTGACGCCGGGCGATCTGCAGAAGAGCTTCTTCTGTAACTCCGGGACGGAGGCCGTCGAGGGGGCCGTCAAGCTCGCGCGGAAGTACACCGACTCGAAGGAAGTGATCGCACTCGAGATGGGATTCCACGGCCGCACCCTCGGCAGTCTGGCGCTGACGGGGAACAAGGCCTACAAAGAGGGGATGGCCCCGACGCTCAACGACGTCGCCCACACCGCGCCGCCGTACGGCTACCGCTGTCCGCGCTGTGACGGCGATGAGTGCGACGCCAGTTGTGCCGACGAACTCGAGCGGATCATCGGCTCGCACACCAGCGGCGATCTCGCGGCGGTCGTCGTCGAACCGGTCATGGGCGAAGCGGGGATCATCGTCCCGCCGGAGGGGTGGCTCGAGCGGGTTCAGGAGATCGCCCACGACCACGACGCACTGCTCATCGCCGACGAAGTCCAGACCGGTTACGGTCGGACCGGCGAACTGTTCGCGAGCAGCCACTTCGACGTCGAACCGGACATCCTGACACAGGCGAAGGGGATCGCGAACGGTCTGCCGCTCGGCGCGTTCACTGCCTCCGAAGAAATCGCGGACGCCTTCGAGTCCGGCGACCACCTCTCGACGTTCGGCGGCAACCCCGTCGCCTGCGCCGCCGCGCTGGCGACCATCGACGAACTGCAGGACGGAATCGTCGACAACGCCCGCGAGCAGGGCCAGTGGCTCGAGACCGAACTCGCGGCGCTCGAGGACGAGTACGACGTCGTCGGACAGACGCGCGGACTCGGACTGATGTGGGGCGTCGAGCTCGTAGACCCGGGAACGACGGGGCCGCGGAACGTCGCACCGCGACCGGACAACGAGCTGGCGTCGGCCGTCAGCGACCACCTCCGCGAGGAGTCCGACGTCGTGATCGGCGTCGGCGGCTACTACAAGAACGTCATGCGCTTCCAGCCGCCGCTGACCATCTCGCGCGAGCAACTCGAGTACGCCGTCGACGAGCTCCGGACGGCCCTCGAGACGGTCGCCTGA
- a CDS encoding DUF5789 family protein, producing the protein MSDDGPSRDRVQDRSEQRKSERADHTESILEDVERHLGEMEYPITSEEIASEYGNEPIDMPNETESLGSVFDRLAGEQYESPEEVREAVYGEITGEAGSPNEANAERDLDELDEEKQGSLSESGGGTY; encoded by the coding sequence ATGAGCGACGACGGACCGAGCCGCGACCGGGTACAGGACCGTTCCGAACAGCGTAAGTCCGAGCGGGCCGACCACACCGAATCGATCCTCGAGGACGTCGAGCGCCACCTCGGTGAGATGGAGTATCCGATCACGAGCGAGGAGATCGCCTCGGAGTACGGCAACGAGCCGATCGACATGCCCAACGAGACGGAGTCGCTGGGGAGCGTCTTCGATCGACTGGCGGGCGAGCAGTACGAGTCGCCCGAAGAAGTCCGCGAAGCGGTCTACGGCGAGATCACCGGCGAGGCCGGGAGCCCCAACGAGGCCAACGCCGAACGCGATCTCGACGAACTGGACGAGGAGAAACAGGGCTCGCTCAGTGAGAGCGGCGGCGGCACGTACTGA
- a CDS encoding translation initiation factor IF-2 subunit beta — protein sequence MDYESSLDRAMEDVPDIGGDEQRLQIPDPQPQKDGAFTRVTNLDEIAGVLSRDTEHLHRFIQRELGTSGKLEDGRGRYNGTFSQTDLDAAIDAYVDEYVLCSECGLPDTRLVREDRTPMLRCDACGAFRPVTKRSTSSTQQQQQDAVEEGNTYTVEITGTGRKGDGVAEKGSYTIFVPGAEEGDVVDIYIKNISGNLAFARLD from the coding sequence ATGGATTACGAATCGAGTCTCGACCGAGCGATGGAGGACGTCCCCGATATCGGGGGCGACGAACAGCGACTGCAGATCCCCGACCCGCAGCCACAGAAAGACGGCGCGTTCACGCGAGTGACGAACCTCGACGAGATCGCCGGCGTCCTCTCGCGGGACACCGAACACCTCCACCGGTTCATCCAGCGCGAACTGGGGACCAGCGGCAAACTCGAGGACGGCCGCGGCCGATACAACGGGACCTTCTCGCAGACGGACCTCGACGCGGCGATCGACGCCTACGTCGACGAGTACGTCCTCTGTTCGGAGTGTGGGCTGCCGGACACTCGTCTCGTCCGCGAGGATCGGACGCCGATGCTGCGCTGTGACGCCTGCGGTGCGTTCCGCCCGGTCACCAAGCGCTCGACCAGCAGCACGCAGCAACAACAGCAGGACGCCGTCGAGGAGGGCAACACCTACACGGTCGAGATCACCGGTACCGGCCGCAAGGGCGACGGCGTCGCCGAGAAGGGCAGCTACACGATCTTCGTCCCCGGCGCGGAGGAGGGCGACGTCGTGGACATCTACATCAAGAACATCTCGGGCAACTTGGCGTTCGCCCGCCTCGACTGA
- a CDS encoding helix-turn-helix transcriptional regulator: MNRRRTPIGSRLVTAVERTVRICLDSVDPAGATRRAAESATRYRRRFAARSGRLEAAADPPNDGPPGEESAGSDDDHSIASGIVDPESGPTSRSDVLEYGVTPEEYVRAVLVEHGGRIKQRRFADRYGWAHATLSRLLSDLEERDVIDRYRLGREKVVCLPDAIPESAR; the protein is encoded by the coding sequence ATGAATCGACGACGCACACCGATCGGTTCCCGGCTCGTGACCGCCGTCGAACGGACGGTTCGGATCTGTCTCGACTCGGTCGACCCCGCGGGAGCGACCCGACGCGCCGCGGAATCGGCGACTCGATACCGGCGACGGTTCGCGGCGCGATCGGGACGGCTCGAGGCCGCCGCGGATCCCCCGAACGACGGCCCTCCCGGCGAGGAGTCGGCGGGATCGGACGACGACCATTCGATCGCGAGCGGAATCGTCGATCCCGAGAGCGGCCCCACGAGCAGGAGCGATGTCCTCGAGTACGGCGTCACGCCCGAGGAGTACGTTCGCGCCGTCCTCGTCGAACACGGCGGTCGGATCAAACAGCGGCGGTTCGCCGACCGCTACGGCTGGGCACACGCCACGCTCAGCCGCCTCCTCTCGGACTTAGAGGAGCGCGATGTCATCGACCGCTACCGGCTCGGGCGCGAAAAGGTCGTCTGCCTGCCGGACGCGATCCCCGAATCCGCGCGGTGA
- a CDS encoding HAD family hydrolase translates to MGVSFDLFGTLVTADRPDDPADAVATELAKRDVAVPDDWAAAYAEPHVDAPEGAEVPLPAHVSRALASRDVDYEHNAARRAVVAAFDPTVETRPGALEAVDAARERGPVAICSNCSVPELVGRTLVRSDFERDDFDAIVTSVGCGWRKPAPEIFDQTADELGVAAADLVHVGDDPRTDGGIEAVGGTALLLEDLSLTDVPARLAALTPDEHSSND, encoded by the coding sequence GTGGGAGTATCGTTCGACCTCTTCGGAACGCTGGTGACCGCCGACCGCCCGGACGACCCGGCCGACGCCGTCGCGACGGAACTCGCGAAGCGAGACGTCGCAGTCCCCGACGACTGGGCCGCGGCCTACGCGGAGCCACACGTCGACGCGCCCGAGGGCGCGGAGGTGCCGCTTCCAGCCCACGTCTCTCGCGCGCTCGCGAGTCGCGATGTGGACTACGAGCACAACGCCGCCAGGCGGGCCGTCGTCGCGGCGTTCGATCCGACCGTCGAGACCAGACCGGGCGCGCTCGAGGCGGTCGACGCCGCTCGAGAGCGGGGGCCGGTCGCGATCTGTTCGAACTGCAGCGTCCCGGAGTTAGTCGGCCGCACGCTCGTCAGGTCCGACTTCGAGCGCGACGATTTCGACGCGATCGTCACGAGCGTCGGCTGTGGCTGGCGCAAACCCGCGCCCGAAATCTTCGACCAGACCGCCGACGAACTCGGCGTCGCCGCCGCCGACCTCGTCCACGTCGGCGACGATCCGCGGACCGACGGCGGGATCGAGGCCGTCGGCGGCACGGCGCTGCTTCTCGAAGATCTCTCGCTCACGGACGTGCCGGCGCGACTGGCGGCGCTGACGCCGGACGAACACAGCAGTAATGACTGA
- a CDS encoding CobD/CbiB family cobalamin biosynthesis protein produces MLTTLAVVGLAFSLDLLIGEPPTAIHPVAWFGRLVGAVDRPWSDDERRQRLAGVAIAALAPLVPAAVVGGVVLGATAFGPTAGGIAAALALFLTTSLRSLLELTEDVIAATEGVVATGASDGSEGGSSSDGLERARERVRGLVGRDTATLSAGELRSAAVESAAENLADGLVATLVPFAVLAPISLPAAAAAAAWIKGVNTLDSMLGYPSKPIGTASARLDDLVMYLPARLAAAAIAVAAVDPFAIVRARQWARAPPSPNSGWPMATLACALGVRLEKADVYVLNPDAELPTVADGERAVTVVGRAAVVSILVAIALAIAVPELAGGLETNWQSMTASSAGSTTGVRPRWL; encoded by the coding sequence GTGTTAACGACGCTCGCGGTCGTCGGGCTGGCGTTCAGCCTCGATCTGTTGATCGGCGAACCGCCGACCGCGATCCATCCGGTGGCGTGGTTCGGTCGACTCGTCGGCGCGGTCGATCGGCCGTGGAGCGACGACGAGCGCCGCCAACGCCTCGCCGGGGTCGCGATCGCCGCGCTCGCCCCGCTCGTCCCCGCCGCGGTCGTCGGCGGAGTCGTCCTCGGAGCGACCGCGTTCGGACCGACGGCCGGCGGTATCGCCGCCGCGCTCGCCCTCTTTCTGACGACCAGTCTGCGCTCGCTGCTCGAGCTCACCGAGGACGTCATCGCAGCGACCGAGGGGGTCGTCGCGACGGGAGCGAGCGACGGCTCGGAAGGCGGTTCGTCGTCCGATGGCCTCGAGCGGGCCCGCGAGCGGGTCCGCGGGTTAGTCGGTCGAGACACCGCGACGCTCTCAGCCGGCGAACTTCGCAGCGCTGCCGTCGAGAGCGCGGCCGAGAACCTCGCGGACGGGCTGGTCGCGACGCTGGTGCCGTTCGCGGTGCTCGCGCCGATCTCGCTCCCGGCCGCGGCGGCCGCCGCCGCGTGGATCAAGGGCGTCAACACGCTGGACTCGATGTTGGGCTACCCCTCGAAACCGATCGGCACCGCGAGCGCGCGACTCGACGACCTCGTCATGTACCTGCCCGCCCGACTCGCGGCCGCGGCGATCGCCGTCGCCGCGGTCGATCCGTTCGCGATCGTGCGCGCCCGACAGTGGGCGCGCGCGCCGCCGTCGCCAAACTCCGGCTGGCCGATGGCGACCCTCGCCTGCGCGCTCGGCGTTCGGCTCGAGAAGGCGGACGTCTACGTCCTCAATCCCGATGCCGAACTCCCGACGGTAGCCGACGGCGAGCGGGCCGTCACCGTCGTCGGCCGGGCGGCCGTCGTCTCGATCCTCGTCGCCATCGCGCTGGCGATCGCCGTTCCGGAGCTCGCGGGGGGCCTCGAGACGAACTGGCAGTCGATGACGGCCTCGAGCGCGGGGTCGACCACGGGGGTGAGACCGAGATGGCTGTAA
- the cobS gene encoding adenosylcobinamide-GDP ribazoletransferase, with translation MAVIGRWIGAVRGALGFLTRLPVGYRDGDWDAFRSTPAAFPVVGLVAGTLAAIPLLAAGTLAAPTVALGYLLSVYAVTGIHHLDGIADLGDALVVHGDLERRREVLKDTTTGVGALLAVAITVAALALGGLGLADLPVLAAVGVAVGAEVGAKLGMAAMACFGRAAYEGTGEQFTDASTAGSFLVPAAIALSAAAFVWPHPGAVALPGAVAGIGLPWYWANRSLGGINGDIFGAANEIGRVAGVHLGVIAWTLS, from the coding sequence ATGGCTGTAATAGGCCGCTGGATCGGTGCCGTTCGCGGCGCGCTCGGCTTCCTGACGCGGCTCCCGGTCGGCTACCGCGACGGCGACTGGGACGCGTTTCGATCGACGCCGGCGGCGTTTCCGGTCGTCGGCCTCGTCGCGGGTACGCTGGCGGCGATCCCGTTGCTCGCCGCCGGGACGCTCGCAGCGCCGACCGTTGCGCTTGGCTACCTGCTTTCGGTCTACGCCGTCACGGGAATTCACCACCTCGACGGAATCGCGGATCTCGGCGACGCGCTGGTCGTCCACGGCGACCTCGAGCGCCGCCGCGAGGTGCTGAAGGACACGACGACCGGCGTCGGCGCGCTGCTCGCGGTGGCGATCACCGTCGCCGCGCTGGCACTGGGCGGGCTCGGTCTGGCCGACCTCCCCGTCCTTGCGGCGGTCGGCGTCGCGGTGGGAGCCGAAGTCGGAGCGAAACTCGGGATGGCCGCGATGGCCTGCTTCGGGCGTGCCGCTTACGAGGGAACGGGCGAGCAGTTCACCGACGCGAGCACCGCCGGCTCGTTTCTCGTCCCCGCAGCGATCGCCCTCTCGGCGGCCGCGTTCGTCTGGCCCCACCCGGGCGCGGTCGCCCTTCCCGGTGCCGTCGCCGGAATCGGCCTCCCCTGGTACTGGGCGAACCGCTCTCTCGGGGGCATCAACGGCGACATCTTCGGCGCGGCCAACGAGATCGGCCGCGTCGCCGGCGTCCATCTGGGGGTGATCGCGTGGACGCTCTCGTGA
- a CDS encoding NTP transferase domain-containing protein: MCGGKGTRLESSREKPLHPIDGTAMVDRVLAALEASRVETISAAVSPNAPATRAHLEERDGVATIETAGEGYVADLMAVLEPPELEPPVLTVAADLPLLEGSVLDRILAVHGDSDASRTVCVPAALKRRLGVSIDSRLESDDHLAPTGVNVVGTTDESTTMTDVHYDPRLAVNVNRREDARIAAGMLRNRSAEDR; this comes from the coding sequence ATGTGCGGCGGAAAGGGCACCCGCCTCGAGAGCTCCCGGGAGAAGCCCCTGCACCCGATCGACGGGACCGCGATGGTCGACCGCGTCCTCGCGGCGCTCGAGGCGAGCCGGGTCGAGACGATCTCCGCCGCCGTCTCGCCAAACGCGCCGGCGACGCGAGCCCACCTCGAGGAGCGCGACGGCGTCGCGACGATCGAGACGGCCGGCGAGGGCTACGTGGCCGATCTGATGGCCGTCCTCGAGCCGCCCGAACTCGAACCCCCCGTCCTGACCGTCGCCGCCGATCTGCCGCTCCTCGAGGGATCGGTCCTCGACCGAATCCTCGCGGTTCACGGCGACAGCGACGCCTCGCGGACCGTCTGTGTCCCCGCGGCGCTCAAGCGGCGACTCGGCGTCAGCATCGATTCGCGACTCGAGTCCGACGATCACCTCGCGCCGACCGGGGTCAACGTGGTCGGCACTACCGACGAATCCACGACGATGACCGACGTACACTACGATCCACGACTGGCGGTGAACGTGAACCGACGCGAAGACGCCCGTATCGCGGCCGGCATGCTGCGGAACCGGTCCGCGGAGGATCGCTGA
- the cobT gene encoding nicotinate mononucleotide-dependent phosphoribosyltransferase CobT codes for MRVLLPAGTTETALIDGISAAGAAPELMEHTPSADVEILEYGEPVASPVTPVSPNGCPTPAAVTRAVREVVDFDVSVIDAGLTQSTAAPTVDLGGEPGADIREAVAVPDANAAFDRAYDYGASLPDERLVIGETVPGGTTTALGVLTALGEPTGVSSSLPENPIERKRRVVDEALAASDLEPGDCEGEPLAAIEAVGDPVQPTVAGIAAGALESGTAVTLAGGTQMVAVAAALRHAGVDAPLSIATTSFVADEQGDRLADACDRFDCELTVTDPGFDGRDHVAMARYCAGEAKEGVGMGGALSLVPDGEMGAVRDRLETVCRRLGIDAEGEPSAESGEGTGDRTEGGHGS; via the coding sequence ATGCGCGTCCTCCTCCCCGCCGGAACGACCGAGACCGCGCTGATCGACGGCATCAGCGCCGCCGGGGCCGCCCCGGAGCTGATGGAACACACGCCCTCTGCGGACGTCGAAATCCTCGAGTACGGGGAACCGGTCGCGTCGCCGGTGACGCCGGTGAGCCCGAACGGCTGTCCGACGCCGGCCGCCGTGACCCGTGCGGTCAGAGAGGTCGTCGACTTCGACGTCTCAGTGATCGATGCGGGACTCACCCAGTCGACGGCCGCGCCGACGGTCGACCTCGGCGGCGAACCCGGGGCCGACATTCGCGAAGCGGTCGCCGTGCCGGACGCGAACGCCGCCTTCGACCGCGCCTACGACTACGGCGCGAGCCTGCCGGACGAGCGGCTCGTGATCGGCGAGACGGTCCCCGGCGGGACGACGACTGCGCTCGGCGTCCTCACCGCGCTCGGCGAGCCGACTGGCGTCTCCTCGTCGCTCCCGGAGAACCCGATCGAACGCAAACGGCGAGTCGTCGACGAGGCCCTGGCCGCGAGCGACCTCGAGCCGGGTGACTGCGAGGGCGAGCCGCTCGCGGCGATCGAGGCGGTCGGCGATCCCGTCCAGCCGACGGTGGCCGGGATCGCGGCGGGCGCGCTCGAGTCCGGCACCGCGGTGACGCTCGCCGGCGGGACCCAGATGGTCGCGGTCGCCGCCGCGTTGCGCCACGCGGGAGTCGACGCGCCGCTGTCGATCGCGACCACGTCGTTCGTGGCCGACGAGCAGGGCGACCGGCTCGCGGACGCCTGCGACCGGTTCGACTGCGAGCTGACCGTCACCGACCCCGGCTTCGACGGGCGCGATCACGTCGCAATGGCCCGCTACTGCGCCGGCGAGGCCAAGGAGGGCGTCGGGATGGGCGGCGCGCTCTCGCTCGTTCCCGACGGCGAGATGGGCGCGGTCAGAGATCGGCTCGAGACGGTCTGTCGCCGGCTCGGAATCGACGCCGAGGGCGAACCGAGCGCCGAGAGCGGCGAGGGAACCGGTGATCGAACGGAGGGCGGCCATGGATCCTGA